A part of Drosophila ananassae strain 14024-0371.13 chromosome 2R, ASM1763931v2, whole genome shotgun sequence genomic DNA contains:
- the LOC6506579 gene encoding trichohyalin isoform X1, with amino-acid sequence MAAEETALTGVGELIFSLIIGYLGALEFAFVARHLYHWTFRHPSDSSVDAAADAEELPRMRERLDKEIREAGERESLAGTNVMEDGVLYSKGFRVTPSGEPVGKLEAELERQQQIEAETRRQLAEAEAKLAEERQRIQREKEEAEEQARKMAEAERQREKEQAERELREQRERQERDIAERDRLQREENERRLIAAEREREENERRLQAAEEQREREENERRLFQAEQERQEAERQRELAEAEAAEAERRLFQAEKQRELDQAAEEEQARKDAEIVERLLAAERELNMSATESELEEDAVLAEQSRRLISSKQDLEQKQKMIEENARRFLEAEEEMVMLQQRQLQANRSKEEEDEYAGMEPVCEEPCVKKLLPPRFEEPEVEEPLVVQKVKTQFGQGSGSEEGLVKSITLTFPGVSDEGSSMEPMSSQKSSFSTQLSDEINRAGERPEPEGEDQVSDVQYTEEYLRSLDGIKNRPLVREDGSGRRRAFKKRRSSGSSNSSRDSRASRDEELKMFTSLEEEELRHGDREDYNPIKYTSEPTLKVKQHHRRHKRSPAKDVKPPPEASGSLEMLGEESTNPWGEVVPEHYKDTEFWKREKALSIDEEGVELEKSTRGEEVEDEATNEPKSSSFEEATEAQNEQAVESLKKQHSKEQADNEKEKDTSQAADNSDSNKANLQTSSATEEQSRGGSPGLRRSPRIDEMDHYEERWSARQEPPPEQPPAGAPTINIHQPPDTAPWRDEHGLLMEGLSDFYDFTASVNPSRSRSTSRNPSPVPKNVANLMDVDAEKSLEVYDDTQEGVMAGELNCESVLQLLESNLNENEHQDNQIQVHNVADDARNGNALVPMIYETLEAPREERGRSRSRSRSRSPLPTSENLERSISKRRKRLIKQNDDLGERLSHSGTEGAMEIETNGNGRASPQSEEALPQPVIEINQMADAPMEDLETTPEQMLLFVETLRAERCARSHSRSRSRSRSPLPTSDNIEKSLESRRLKRIQHNDQIFEKLQLQMQSPEVIVESAAPPMSPEIIVKGCSPTGSPPASPLPMICIEIAEPPPEEEAKLEAEPEDTPESMARLFEQLRLNRVRSHSRSRSRSPLPTAANLEQSLQKRREKLIAQNDQFFEVLQERARTPEPETRLTVEYVYEFVQETEESTIETRDMRSLSPSRSRSKSPCRSRSKSQGQVEADDFHLMLNLEGSELRTLRKNSEEVESVLASSVKQREVDLEALEKLHNAQEEIELRVLSPTASELERVVEMTKDIPDLERTVSEMAQELQDELMASGFKRSTYVGESLDLGSDQFRDLRREAAEFERSRSPSPGLSFEEAREQAAVQRELQAAILDSLTENRLGAKPKTFSEERSVQSQEMSPAELDDLRHRTAEFQRSRSQSRSPLREEELNQLKDIEAEVAKRELQDQLLDKLAASSINFENFSRNLNADFLDSERRASDSALMSELEPEEYHHFRRYSLAQEQPVEEYPSDDYVYISQIEVRTLTGTRTWLKEDFYVQEPDDFAGSRDEMVDQESWARAVLAAEAEAAEFDSTNAIYRYDIVGDHENLDQERSSSNESDDRQTVVEIDDEDDYEFELDEGISDNNERTQPTDESHHDTSECEEAERNTDRYANRGAQDWEEVDDAEDFLDYGLDDGAVGGATPYSDPDSFIEQIYNDAIKNRKQSGILREYETMVQEQLPSDTSESEKEKSGSESERYALWAKTRELERSSSAHRHADVDIALGLVPENDRRESEMRYLGDAHVAARQSTRLRTRYGYNPKLEVGALEDDIEVDLNYKPKREYNWRKNFRLDDNDEVENNGTENENGNEMDEEIGDQLEESELQDPAEEQEQNEVPYSYEENGDVNGEPVDLRRYSLGGESITLFSRSPVRELLADVPEELPQDEEPPKEYPEEAAAAEEPPMEKPKKKKSKKKLRKESKTEEELRDDNDSDTQAGYSRRNDDPEMAEPPKRKSRSRRSSKSSITNEDGNGLFSPRSSLAFVGEALEGIAEMESQDRDEGQSSPKKKTKKRKKASTKETKEETKEEIQPPLPEDSHLDQALAAALAEIAPVSVSTNLTPESTQQNLLSIVSAGNSVCLTPASSIEAIGDSPTIANVPAVAAVAPARSVVDTFDILKDANFYPLF; translated from the exons ATGGCCGCCGAAGAGACGGCGCTGACCGGCGTCGGAGAGCTGATTTTCTCGCTGATAATCGGCTATCTGGGCGCCCTGGAGTTCGCCTTTGTGGCGAGACACCTCTACCACTGGACCTTCCGGCATCCGAGTGACTCTTCCGTGGACGCAGCCGCCGATGCGGAGGAGCTGCCCCGAATGCGCGAGCGACTGGACAAGGAGATAAGGGAGGCGGGCGAGAGGGAGTCCCTCGCAGGCACGAATGTCATGGAAGACGGCGTCCTCTACTCTAAAGGCTTCCGGGTGACGCCTTCCGGGGAGCCAGTGGGAAAACTGGAAGCTGAACTGGAGCGCCAGCAGCAAATAGAGGCCGAAACGCGACGCCAACTGGCGGAAGCGGAAGCCAAGTTGGCGGAGGAGCGCCAAAGGATCCAGAGAGAGAAGGAGGAGGCCGAGGAGCAGGCCCGGAAAATGGCAGAGGCCGAGAGGCAGCGGGAAAAGGAGCAAGCGGAAAGGGAACTGCGCGAACAGAGAGAGCGCCAAGAGCGGGACATAGCCGAGAGAGATCGCCTGCAGCGCGAGGAGAACGAGAGAAGACTCATAGCAGCGGAGAGGGAGCGCGAGGAGAACGAGCGCCGGCTGCAGGCTGCGGAAGAGCAGCGGGAGCGCGAAGAGAACGAAAGAAGACTGTTCCAAGCCGAGCAGGAGCGCCAGGAAGCTGAGCGCCAACGAGAGCTGGCCGAAGCCGAGGCAGCCGAGGCCGAGAGACGCCTCTTCCAAGCGGAGAAGCAGAGGGAGCTCGACCAGGCAGCCGAGGAAGAACAGGCTCGCAAGGATGCGGAAATCGTGGAGCGCCTCCTGGCGGCGGAGAGGGAGCTCAACATGAGCGCCACCGAGAGCGAGCTGGAAGAGGACGCGGTTCTGGCCGAACAGAGCCGTCGGCTAATCTCCAGCAAACAGGACCtggagcagaagcagaagaTGATCGAGGAGAACGCCAGAAGATTCCTGGAGGCTGAGGAGGAGATGGTGATGCTGCAGCAGCGCCAGTTGCAGGCCAACCGCAGCAAAGAGGAGGAAGATGAGTACGCCGGAATGGAACCCGTGTGTGAGGAGCCGTGTGTGAAGAAGTTACTGCCGCCCCGCTTCGAGGAACCCGAGGTGGAGGAGCCACTGGTGGTGCAGAAAGTCAAAACCCAGTTTGGTCAAGGCAGCGGCTCCGAAGAGGGCCTGGTCAAGTCCATAACTCTTACCTTCCCGGGCGTCTCCGATGAGGGATCCTCCATGGAGCCCATGTCCAGCCAGAAGTCCTCGTTCAGCACCCAACTTTCCGATGAAATCAATCGAGCAGGAGAGCGACCCGAACCGGAGGGAGAGGATCAGGTATCCGATGTCCAGTACACCGAGGAGTATCTACGATCTCTAGACGGAATCAAGAATCGTCCTTTGGTCCGGGAGGATGGCTCGGGAAGGCGGAGAGCCTTCAAGAAACGACGCTCCAGTGGCAGCTCCAACTCATCGCGTGACTCACGTGCCTCACGCGACGAGGAGTTGAAGATGTTCACctcgctggaggaggaggagctgcgACATGGCGACCGAGAGGACTACAATCCCATCAAGTACACCAGTGAGCCCACCTTGAAAGTCAAGCAGCACCATCGACGCCACAAGCGGAGTCCGGCCAAGGACGTGAAGCCACCGCCCGAGGCCAGTGGCTCCCTGGAGATGCTCGGCGAGGAGAGCACCAATCCTTGGGGTGAGGTGGTACCGGAACACTACAAGGACACCGAGTTCTGGAAGCGGGAGAAGGCCTTGTCCATTGACGAGGAGGGCGTGGAGCTAGAGAAGTCCACCCGGGGAGAGGAGGTAGAGGACGAAGCCACCAACGAACCGAAGTCCTCGTCCTTCGAGGAAGCCACAGAGGCGCAGAACGAACAGGCGGTGGAATCTTTAAAGAAGCAACACTCCAAGGAGCAGGCG GACAACGAAAAGGAGAAGGACACCTCGCAGGCAGCGGATAACAGCGACAGCAACAAAGCCAAT CTGCAAACCTCCTCTGCCACGGAGGAGCAGTCGAGGGGTGGCTCACCTGGCCTGCGTCGCAGTCCGCGCATCGACGAGATGGATCACTACGAGGAGCGCTGGTCCGCCAGACAGGAGCCACCACCAGAGCAGCCACCGGCGGGAGCGCCCACCATAAACATCCACCAGCCACCGGATACGGCCCCGTGGCGGGATGAGCACGGACTCCTTATGGAGGGACTCAGCGATTTTTATGACTTCACGGCCTCCGTCAACCCCTCCAGATCCCGATCCACCTCGCGAAATCCCTCTCCAGTACCCAAAAATGTGGCCAACCTCATGGATGTGGACGCGGAAAAGTCCCTGGAGGTGTACGATGACACCCAGGAGGGAGTGATGGCGGGAGAACTAAACTGCGAATCTGTTCTGCAACTATTGGAATCCAATTTGAATGAAAACGAGCACCAGGACAACCAAATCCAAGTCCATAATGTGGCTGATGACGCCAGAAATGGCAATGCACTCGTCCCAATGATATACGAGACCTTGGAGGCTCCCCGGGAGGAGAGAGGACGATCACGATCCCGCTCTCGGTCCCGTTCACCGCTTCCCACTTCGGAAAACCTGGAGCGGAGCATCAGCAAACGCAGGAAGAGATTGATCAAGCAGAATGACGATCTGGGTGAGAGGTTGTCCCACTCGGGCACGGAAGGTGCCATGGAGATCGAAACTAATGGCAACGGCAGGGCAAGTCCCCAGTCAGAAGAGGCTCTTCCGCAGCCCGTGATAGAAATCAATCAGATGGCGGATGCACCAATGGAGGATCTGGAAACGACTCCCGAACAGATGCTCCTCTTTGTGGAAACTCTGAGAGCCGAGAGGTGTGCCCGCTCCCATTCACGATCCCGATCCCGCTCCCGGTCTCCGCTGCCCACGTCGGATAACATCGAGAAGAGCCTGGAGAGTCGTCGACTGAAACGCATCCAACACAATGACCAGATATTCGAGAAGCTCCAGCTTCAAATGCAATCTCCAGAGGTTATAGTGGAGTCTGCCGCTCCCCCAATGTCACCAGAGATTATAGTGAAAGGTTGTTCCCCCACAGGATCTCCTCCAGCGTCTCCTTTGCCCATGATATGCATAGAAATTGCGGAGCCACCGCCCGAGGAGGAAGCTAAGCTCGAAGCAGAGCCGGAAGATACTCCGGAGAGCATGGCCAGGTTGTTTGAGCAACTGCGTCTCAACCGAGTCCGTTCCCATTCGCGGTCCCGCTCCCGTTCTCCCCTGCCTACCGCCGCCAATTTGGAGCAAAGCCTCCAGAAGCGACGTGAGAAACTGATTGCCCAGAACGATCAGTTCTTTGAGGTCCTTCAGGAGAGGGCAAGGACTCCGGAGCCAGAGACACGTCTGACAGTGGAATATGTCTACGAATTTGTCCAGGAGACGGAGGAATCTACTATTGAGACCCGTGACATGCGCTCCTTGTCGCCTTCTCGGTCCAGATCCAAGTCACCGTGCCGCTCGCGGTCCAAGTCTCAGGGTCAAGTAGAGGCGGATGACTTCCACTTGATGCTCAACCTGGAGGGCAGTGAGCTGCGTACTCTTCGGAAGAATAGCGAGGAGGTGGAGAGCGTGTTAGCCTCCAGTGTTAAGCAAAGGGAGGTGGACTTGGAGGCCCTGGAGAAGCTGCACAACGCCCAGGAGGAAATCGAGCTGCGTGTCCTTAGCCCCACAGCTTCGGAGCTGGAACGGGTGGTTGAAATGACCAAGGATATACCGGATCTGGAGCGCACTGTTTCCGAGATGGCCCAGGAACTGCAGGACGAGCTAATGGCCAGTGGCTTTAAGCGCTCCACCTACGTGGGAGAGTCCCTGGACTTGGGAAGTGACCAGTTCAGAGATCTTCGACGCGAAGCTGCTGAATTTGAGAGATCGAGGAGTCCCTCGCCAGGACTAAGCTTTGAAGAGGCCCGGGAACAGGCAGCGGTCCAAAGGGAGCTGCAAGCCGCCATCCTGGACTCCCTAACCGAAAACCGTTTAGGAGCCAAGCCAAAGACCTTCTCCGAGGAGCGATCGGTTCAGTCCCAGGAAATGTCACCCGCCGAGTTGGACGATCTGCGTCATCGCACCGCCGAGTTCCAGAGATCTCGTAGCCAGAGTCGTTCGCCCCTGCGGGAGGAAGAACTCAACCAACTGAAGGACATTGAGGCAGAGGTAGCCAAGCGGGAGCTGCAGGATCAGTTGCTGGACAAGCTGGCCGCCTCGAGCATTAACTTTGAGAACTTTTCGCGGAATCTGAATGCCGATTTCCTGGACAGCGAGCGCCGGGCTTCGGACTCGGCCTTGATGAGTGAACTGGAGCCGGAGGAATACCACCACTTCCGGCGCTATTCCCTGGCCCAGGAGCAGCCAGTGGAGGAATATCCAAGCGATGACTATGTTTATATTTCGCAAATCGAGGTGCGCACCTTGACGGGCACCAGAACCTGGTTGAAGGAGGACTTCTACGTTCAGGAGCCGGATGATTTTGCGGGCTCCAGGGATGAAATGGTCGATCAGGAGTCATGGGCCAGAGCAGTCCTGGCGGCCGAGGCTGAGGCAGCGGAGTTCGACTCCACCAATGCCATCTACAGATACGATATAGTTGGCGACCACGAGAATCTCGACCAGGAGAGGAGCAGCTCCAACGAGAGCGACGACAGGCAGACAGTGGTGGAGATCGACGACGAAGACGACTACGAGTTCGAACTGGACGAGGGAATCTCGGATAACAACGAACGCACCCAGCCCACGGATGAGTCCCACCACGACACCTCCGAGTGCGAGGAAGCGGAACGGAATACCGATCGTTATGCCAATCGCGGAGCCCAGGATTGGGAAGAGGTTGACGATGCGGAGGACTTCTTGGACTACGGATTGGATGACGGAGCTGTTGGAGGAGCCACCCCGTACTCCGATCCGGATTCGTTCATTGAACAGATCTACAACGACGCCATTAAGAACAGAAAGCAGTCTGGAATTCTGAGGGAGTACGAGACAATGGTCCAGGAGCAGCTCCCGTCGGATACTAGCGAGTCGGAGAAGGAAAAGTCCGGCTCGGAGAGTGAGCGGTATGCCCTCTGGGCCAAAACCAGGGAACTGGAGAGATCTAGTTCCGCGCATCGTCATGCCGATGTGGATATTGCTTTGGGACTAGTTCCGGAAAATGATCGGAGGGAGTCGGAGATGCGGTACCTGGGGGATGCCCATGTGGCTGCCCGGCAATCCACGAGGTTGCGAACCCGCTACGGCTACAATCCCAAGCTGGAAGTCGGCGCCCTAGAAGATGACATCGAGGTGGACTTGAATTACAAACCAAAAAGGGAATACAACTGGCGGAAGAACTTCCGCCTCGACGACAATGATGAAGTGGAAAACAATGGAACAGAGAATGAGAATGGAAATGAAATGGATGAGGAGATTGGAGATCAGTTGGAGGAATCAGAGCTGCAAGATCCTGCAGAAGAACAGGAACAGAACGAAGTCCCTTATAGTTACGAAGAAAACGGAGATGTCAATGGAGAGCCGGTAGATCTTCGTCGTTATAGTCTTGGAGGCGAAAGTATCACCCTGTTTAGTCGCAGTCCTGTTCGTGAACTACTCGCGGACGTGCCCGAGGAGCTGCCCCAAGATGAAGAGCCGCCCAAAGAATATCCAGAAGAGGCAGCTGCTGCAGAAGAGCCACCCATGGAGAAGCccaaaaagaagaaaagcAAAAAGAAGCTTCGCAAAGAATCCAAAACCGAGGAGGAGCTAAGAGATGACAACGATTCAGATACCCAAGCGGGATACTCCCGAAGAAACGATGACCCGGAGATGGCAGAGCCTCCCAAGAGAAAGTCCCGATCACGTCGCAGCTCCAAGAGCAGCATAACCAATGAAGATGGTAACGGACTCTTCTCGCCCAGAAGTAGTCTGGCCTTTGTGGGGGAAGCCCTGGAGGGAATAGCAGAAATGGAGTCCCAGGATCGCGACGAGGGCCAATCGTCGCCCAAGAAAAAGACCAAGAAGCGCAAGAAGGCTTCCACCAAGGAAACTAAAGAAGAGACAAAAGAAGAAATCCAACCACCTCTTCCGGAAGACTCCCACCTAGATCAGGCCTTGGCAGCAGCCCTGGCAGAGATAGCCCCCGTTTCCGTGTCCACCAATTTGACTCCAGAATCAACGCAGCAGAACCTACTCTCCATTGTCAGTGCCGGGAATAGTGTCTGCCTGACGCCAGCATCGTCGATCGAGGCGATTGGAGATTCCCCAACGATCGCAAATGTTCCGGCGGTGGCTGCTGTGGCGCCCGCCCGATCCGTGGTGGACACTTTCGACATCCTCAAAGACGCCAACTTTTATCCGCTTTTCTAG
- the LOC6506579 gene encoding calponin homology domain-containing protein DDB_G0272472 isoform X3, which translates to MAAEETALTGVGELIFSLIIGYLGALEFAFVARHLYHWTFRHPSDSSVDAAADAEELPRMRERLDKEIREAGERESLAGTNVMEDGVLYSKGFRVTPSGEPVGKLEAELERQQQIEAETRRQLAEAEAKLAEERQRIQREKEEAEEQARKMAEAERQREKEQAERELREQRERQERDIAERDRLQREENERRLIAAEREREENERRLQAAEEQREREENERRLFQAEQERQEAERQRELAEAEAAEAERRLFQAEKQRELDQAAEEEQARKDAEIVERLLAAERELNMSATESELEEDAVLAEQSRRLISSKQDLEQKQKMIEENARRFLEAEEEMVMLQQRQLQANRSKEEEDEYAGMEPVCEEPCVKKLLPPRFEEPEVEEPLVVQKVKTQFGQGSGSEEGLVKSITLTFPGVSDEGSSMEPMSSQKSSFSTQLSDEINRAGERPEPEGEDQVSDVQYTEEYLRSLDGIKNRPLVREDGSGRRRAFKKRRSSGSSNSSRDSRASRDEELKMFTSLEEEELRHGDREDYNPIKYTSEPTLKVKQHHRRHKRSPAKDVKPPPEASGSLEMLGEESTNPWGEVVPEHYKDTEFWKREKALSIDEEGVELEKSTRGEEVEDEATNEPKSSSFEEATEAQNEQAVESLKKQHSKEQADNEKEKDTSQAADNSDSNKANTCS; encoded by the exons ATGGCCGCCGAAGAGACGGCGCTGACCGGCGTCGGAGAGCTGATTTTCTCGCTGATAATCGGCTATCTGGGCGCCCTGGAGTTCGCCTTTGTGGCGAGACACCTCTACCACTGGACCTTCCGGCATCCGAGTGACTCTTCCGTGGACGCAGCCGCCGATGCGGAGGAGCTGCCCCGAATGCGCGAGCGACTGGACAAGGAGATAAGGGAGGCGGGCGAGAGGGAGTCCCTCGCAGGCACGAATGTCATGGAAGACGGCGTCCTCTACTCTAAAGGCTTCCGGGTGACGCCTTCCGGGGAGCCAGTGGGAAAACTGGAAGCTGAACTGGAGCGCCAGCAGCAAATAGAGGCCGAAACGCGACGCCAACTGGCGGAAGCGGAAGCCAAGTTGGCGGAGGAGCGCCAAAGGATCCAGAGAGAGAAGGAGGAGGCCGAGGAGCAGGCCCGGAAAATGGCAGAGGCCGAGAGGCAGCGGGAAAAGGAGCAAGCGGAAAGGGAACTGCGCGAACAGAGAGAGCGCCAAGAGCGGGACATAGCCGAGAGAGATCGCCTGCAGCGCGAGGAGAACGAGAGAAGACTCATAGCAGCGGAGAGGGAGCGCGAGGAGAACGAGCGCCGGCTGCAGGCTGCGGAAGAGCAGCGGGAGCGCGAAGAGAACGAAAGAAGACTGTTCCAAGCCGAGCAGGAGCGCCAGGAAGCTGAGCGCCAACGAGAGCTGGCCGAAGCCGAGGCAGCCGAGGCCGAGAGACGCCTCTTCCAAGCGGAGAAGCAGAGGGAGCTCGACCAGGCAGCCGAGGAAGAACAGGCTCGCAAGGATGCGGAAATCGTGGAGCGCCTCCTGGCGGCGGAGAGGGAGCTCAACATGAGCGCCACCGAGAGCGAGCTGGAAGAGGACGCGGTTCTGGCCGAACAGAGCCGTCGGCTAATCTCCAGCAAACAGGACCtggagcagaagcagaagaTGATCGAGGAGAACGCCAGAAGATTCCTGGAGGCTGAGGAGGAGATGGTGATGCTGCAGCAGCGCCAGTTGCAGGCCAACCGCAGCAAAGAGGAGGAAGATGAGTACGCCGGAATGGAACCCGTGTGTGAGGAGCCGTGTGTGAAGAAGTTACTGCCGCCCCGCTTCGAGGAACCCGAGGTGGAGGAGCCACTGGTGGTGCAGAAAGTCAAAACCCAGTTTGGTCAAGGCAGCGGCTCCGAAGAGGGCCTGGTCAAGTCCATAACTCTTACCTTCCCGGGCGTCTCCGATGAGGGATCCTCCATGGAGCCCATGTCCAGCCAGAAGTCCTCGTTCAGCACCCAACTTTCCGATGAAATCAATCGAGCAGGAGAGCGACCCGAACCGGAGGGAGAGGATCAGGTATCCGATGTCCAGTACACCGAGGAGTATCTACGATCTCTAGACGGAATCAAGAATCGTCCTTTGGTCCGGGAGGATGGCTCGGGAAGGCGGAGAGCCTTCAAGAAACGACGCTCCAGTGGCAGCTCCAACTCATCGCGTGACTCACGTGCCTCACGCGACGAGGAGTTGAAGATGTTCACctcgctggaggaggaggagctgcgACATGGCGACCGAGAGGACTACAATCCCATCAAGTACACCAGTGAGCCCACCTTGAAAGTCAAGCAGCACCATCGACGCCACAAGCGGAGTCCGGCCAAGGACGTGAAGCCACCGCCCGAGGCCAGTGGCTCCCTGGAGATGCTCGGCGAGGAGAGCACCAATCCTTGGGGTGAGGTGGTACCGGAACACTACAAGGACACCGAGTTCTGGAAGCGGGAGAAGGCCTTGTCCATTGACGAGGAGGGCGTGGAGCTAGAGAAGTCCACCCGGGGAGAGGAGGTAGAGGACGAAGCCACCAACGAACCGAAGTCCTCGTCCTTCGAGGAAGCCACAGAGGCGCAGAACGAACAGGCGGTGGAATCTTTAAAGAAGCAACACTCCAAGGAGCAGGCG GACAACGAAAAGGAGAAGGACACCTCGCAGGCAGCGGATAACAGCGACAGCAACAAAGCCAAT aCATGTTCATAA